The following coding sequences are from one Oncorhynchus clarkii lewisi isolate Uvic-CL-2024 chromosome 20, UVic_Ocla_1.0, whole genome shotgun sequence window:
- the LOC139376590 gene encoding phosphatidylinositol-glycan biosynthesis class F protein-like: MWDEEIRHMASSHAIMASGVFMATVVPAVLVPGFSVYGTHLLWQYSVAGVVAVVNISLFWLLGVSPPTKKHTITYKVSRLVRSCLYLLLSCLFFHTVVVLYGAPLLESALETFSLAVLLTSLTTLRCVCVLGPNVQAWIRVFSRHGAMSVWDTSLQMVVGCSVVGAWLGAFPIPLDWDRPWQVWPVSCSLGGVIGYLTGLVVAPAWIHWHRKHLTYKSK, encoded by the exons ATGTGGGACGAGGAGATCAGACATATGGCGTCCAGCCACGCCATCATGGCATCGGGGGTATTTATGGCGACAGTGGTGCCGGCGGTGCTAGTGCCGGGTTTCTCTGTGTATGGGACACACCTGCTGTGGCAGTACTCTGTTGCCGGGGTTGTCGCTGTGGTCAACATCTCCCTGTTCTGGCTGCTGGGGGTCAGCCCCCCTACCAAGAAACACACTATCacctacaag GTGTCTAGGTTGGTGCGTTCCTGTCTCTACttgctcctctcctgtctgttctTCCACACTGTAGTGGTCCTGTATGGAGCACCGTTACTGGA gtcTGCGTTGGAGACGTTCTCTCTGGCGGTGTTGTTGACCAGTCTAACCactctgaggtgtgtgtgtgtcctcgggCCCAACGTCCAAGCCTGGATAAGAGTCTTCAGCCGACATGG GGCCATGTCGGTGTGGGACACTTCTCTGCAGATGGTGGTCGGCTGCAGTGTTGTGGGAGCCTGGCTGGGAGCCTTCCCTATCCCTTTGGACTGGGACCGACCCTGGCAg GTGTGGCCTGTGTCCTGCAGTCTGGGTGGAGTGATTGGTTACCTGACTGGGCTAGTCGTCGCCCCCGCCTGGATACACTGGCACCGGAAACACCTCACCTACAAGAGCAAGTga